A section of the Roseivirga sp. BDSF3-8 genome encodes:
- the gap gene encoding type I glyceraldehyde-3-phosphate dehydrogenase — translation MSKKKVAINGFGRIGRLTFKALLQKDNVEVVGINDLTDTHTLAHLLKYDSVHGRFQGEVSAEDNALIVNGQRIAITAERDPANLPWKDSGVDTVLESTGIFRDRAGAGKHLTAGAKKVIISAPAKGDIPTIVLGVNEGSLKGDETIISNASCTTNCLAPMVKVLDDKFGLVKGYITTVHAYTADQRLQDAPHSDLRRARAAAQSIVPTSTGAAKAVGLVLPHLAGKLDGLAMRVPVVDGSVTDLVAILNKEVTAEEVNNAMREAANSDLKGILEYSTDPLVSVDIIGNPHSCIFDSDMTAANGTMVKVMGWYDNEAGYSNRTADVISRIG, via the coding sequence ATGTCTAAGAAAAAGGTCGCAATTAATGGCTTCGGACGTATAGGAAGACTGACGTTCAAAGCGCTGCTCCAAAAAGACAACGTAGAGGTAGTAGGTATTAATGACCTGACCGATACCCACACACTTGCTCACCTTCTAAAGTATGACTCTGTTCACGGCAGATTCCAGGGTGAAGTGTCTGCTGAAGACAATGCCCTCATTGTAAACGGTCAGCGTATTGCTATTACAGCCGAGCGTGACCCCGCTAACCTCCCCTGGAAAGATAGCGGTGTGGACACCGTGCTTGAGTCTACCGGTATCTTCCGTGACAGAGCTGGTGCAGGCAAGCACCTGACCGCGGGAGCAAAAAAGGTAATTATTTCTGCCCCTGCCAAGGGTGATATCCCGACCATTGTACTTGGCGTAAACGAAGGCTCACTGAAAGGTGACGAGACCATCATTTCTAACGCCTCATGCACCACTAACTGCCTTGCACCAATGGTGAAGGTACTGGATGACAAGTTTGGTCTGGTAAAAGGATATATCACCACCGTGCACGCCTATACGGCAGACCAGCGCCTGCAGGACGCACCTCACAGTGACCTCCGCCGTGCCCGTGCTGCCGCGCAGTCTATCGTGCCCACTTCTACCGGTGCAGCGAAAGCAGTAGGCCTGGTACTTCCTCACCTGGCAGGTAAGCTTGACGGACTGGCTATGCGTGTACCCGTTGTGGATGGCTCTGTGACTGACCTTGTAGCTATCCTTAATAAAGAAGTGACTGCAGAAGAGGTGAACAATGCTATGAGAGAGGCTGCTAACAGCGACCTGAAAGGCATTCTTGAGTACTCTACCGATCCACTCGTGAGCGTGGACATTATCGGCAACCCTCACTCATGTATCTTCGACAGCGACATGACTGCTGCTAATGGTACCATGGTGAAGGTAATGGGCTGGTATGACAATGAGGCAGGATACTCTAACCGTACAGCGGACGTAATCTCACGTATCGGTTAA
- a CDS encoding energy transducer TonB: protein MSILKANIPSPCHEDWDKMKPAAQSRYCQACRKHVRDFSQMDRPQTLTYLLTNKGEKTCGLLRKSQMNFTVEDLESAVSRIGKTSTNKSVAFYLLTLGSLLLAGCSDIQIDPRESSQEDTTMGLEEETEMPPLVGDIILDSGNYIETEPNDETGCFVTPEKMPEYPGGPEAMIKFMEEHLRYPIGLAIEGRSFISFTVQTDGTLTDIKVLKGFGENVDAGAVEVIRQMPAWIPGEEAGRKVPASMVVPIHYKLTK from the coding sequence ATGTCAATTCTGAAAGCAAATATTCCCAGCCCCTGCCATGAAGATTGGGACAAGATGAAGCCAGCTGCGCAGTCACGTTATTGCCAGGCCTGCCGGAAACATGTTAGGGACTTTAGCCAGATGGATCGACCCCAAACCCTGACATACCTGTTAACGAATAAGGGAGAGAAAACCTGCGGCCTCCTGAGGAAATCGCAAATGAACTTTACTGTAGAAGACCTCGAATCAGCCGTCAGCAGGATAGGCAAAACCTCCACAAATAAAAGCGTTGCCTTTTACCTGCTTACTTTGGGTAGCTTGCTTCTTGCGGGCTGCTCTGATATACAGATCGATCCCAGAGAGTCTTCTCAGGAAGACACCACCATGGGCCTGGAAGAGGAAACAGAGATGCCCCCTTTAGTCGGAGATATAATCCTGGATAGTGGTAATTATATTGAAACAGAGCCAAATGATGAGACCGGATGTTTTGTTACTCCTGAAAAAATGCCGGAATATCCCGGTGGGCCTGAGGCTATGATTAAATTTATGGAAGAGCATCTAAGGTATCCAATTGGATTGGCTATTGAAGGCAGGAGCTTTATTAGTTTTACTGTACAGACGGATGGCACCTTAACCGATATTAAGGTATTAAAAGGTTTTGGAGAAAATGTTGATGCTGGTGCTGTTGAGGTAATCCGGCAAATGCCCGCCTGGATACCTGGTGAAGAGGCAGGCAGGAAGGTGCCTGCCAGCATGGTAGTTCCCATACACTACAAACTGACAAAATAA
- a CDS encoding serine hydrolase, whose protein sequence is MKRLLLVYLVCCVSVTSMARQVSESVEIEINRRVREEINPAISIGILLPSGQSQFYNYGYMQAEWGGSRPDRNTLYEIGSLTKTFTSLLADGLLGNSLDQPITNWLHQAVQANPALGQVTAAQLRNHMAGVPRLSAGFSPEDWSDPFNGYSDILLMQELHTLKPDTSARWSYSNFGYAILGTILQQSSGKTFDTLMDSLFTVVGLSHTFTNHEEVDTLPLAAPTNLGIKNSHWHFTGPSRFAGALLSSTGDLVRYLHYQKENNPLFSQEAISELIPTGIDNLGPDQLFYKDGWFVLKPGPETEILLHNGGTGGYTSFIAYNKATNTGVVVLSNSGSLMDDVGLKLIYPDFELKKPVRTIAYELADQIEKREDGNLVYLYDSLMKAEYPDNVLHVYWLERYLFGKGQYKVSNQLSDIMVSVLPDDYEVMEIKGQNLEKLGKYRQAVDAYRIALKLNPDRKILRQRIIVCEERAGG, encoded by the coding sequence ATGAAGAGACTACTCCTTGTTTATTTAGTCTGCTGCGTATCCGTAACTTCCATGGCGCGGCAAGTGTCCGAATCCGTGGAGATAGAAATCAACCGGCGGGTAAGGGAGGAGATCAATCCGGCCATTTCTATAGGGATATTATTACCTTCCGGCCAGAGCCAGTTTTACAACTACGGGTACATGCAGGCAGAATGGGGTGGGAGCCGGCCCGACCGTAATACGCTGTATGAGATTGGTAGCCTTACGAAAACCTTTACCTCGCTGCTCGCAGATGGTCTGTTAGGTAACTCACTTGACCAGCCAATTACCAACTGGCTGCACCAGGCAGTTCAGGCTAATCCGGCGCTTGGACAAGTAACTGCCGCACAGCTTCGTAATCATATGGCGGGAGTTCCCCGGCTGTCTGCCGGTTTCTCCCCGGAAGACTGGTCAGATCCATTTAACGGTTACTCTGATATCCTTCTTATGCAGGAGTTGCATACGCTGAAACCAGATACCTCTGCTCGCTGGAGTTATTCAAATTTTGGTTATGCTATATTGGGTACCATCCTTCAGCAATCCAGCGGGAAAACCTTTGATACCCTAATGGATTCGCTGTTTACTGTGGTAGGATTATCACATACCTTTACTAACCATGAGGAGGTCGACACATTACCCTTGGCAGCCCCCACCAATTTGGGCATAAAGAATAGCCATTGGCACTTTACAGGCCCCAGTCGCTTTGCCGGTGCCCTGCTTAGCAGTACCGGGGACCTTGTGAGGTACCTACACTATCAAAAAGAAAATAATCCGCTCTTTTCTCAAGAGGCGATAAGCGAACTCATCCCTACAGGCATTGATAACCTGGGACCCGACCAGCTTTTTTACAAAGACGGATGGTTTGTGCTAAAACCCGGTCCTGAAACTGAAATCCTTCTGCATAACGGGGGTACCGGAGGTTATACCTCTTTTATTGCTTATAATAAAGCTACCAATACCGGCGTGGTGGTGCTATCTAACTCCGGAAGCCTCATGGATGATGTAGGCCTGAAGCTGATATACCCTGACTTCGAACTCAAAAAGCCAGTGAGGACTATTGCCTATGAACTGGCAGACCAGATAGAGAAGAGGGAAGATGGTAACCTGGTCTATCTATATGACTCACTCATGAAAGCTGAGTACCCGGATAATGTGCTGCATGTATACTGGCTGGAACGCTACCTTTTTGGCAAAGGACAGTACAAGGTCAGTAATCAGCTAAGTGACATAATGGTGAGTGTGCTGCCAGATGACTACGAGGTGATGGAAATAAAAGGCCAAAACCTGGAGAAACTGGGTAAATACAGGCAGGCGGTAGACGCTTACCGGATAGCCCTAAAGCTTAATCCGGACCGTAAAATACTCAGACAAAGAATAATAGTATGTGAAGAACGGGCAGGAGGGTAA
- a CDS encoding M57 family metalloprotease, with protein sequence MFKSTRRFMLAAAGVAVFSLNFSCTSDEAISPGQSSEALDQRIPSEVVNKLQELCFYTGDLYMQDGNYVVEGDIIISPAELASLTDEVNTTGPNGEQYRTCNIVSAPRTITVTGSGLTSTQDAALDMAVENFNQLGISLVFQRVYSGKADITVRNRTSSSAGGSAGFPSNGGKPYGSVTIYSGTDVYGLDVVEHVMTHEIGHCVGLRHTDYFNRSYSCGSGGNEGGCAIHIPGTPTGADRNSVMLACFSANESGEFSSADKTALQYLY encoded by the coding sequence ATGTTTAAGTCAACCAGACGATTTATGCTGGCCGCAGCCGGAGTGGCTGTATTCAGCCTTAACTTTTCCTGTACCTCAGATGAGGCCATTTCTCCCGGACAATCCTCCGAAGCCCTCGATCAGCGTATCCCCTCAGAAGTAGTAAATAAGCTCCAGGAGCTTTGCTTTTACACCGGTGATCTGTATATGCAGGACGGCAATTATGTAGTAGAAGGAGATATTATCATTTCTCCCGCCGAGCTGGCCAGCCTTACCGACGAGGTAAATACTACCGGGCCTAATGGCGAGCAGTACCGAACCTGTAATATAGTTAGTGCCCCCCGCACGATTACAGTGACCGGTAGTGGCCTTACCTCTACCCAGGATGCAGCTCTGGATATGGCCGTTGAGAACTTCAACCAATTAGGTATTTCCCTTGTCTTCCAGCGCGTGTACAGTGGCAAGGCTGATATCACCGTACGTAACCGTACCAGCAGCTCAGCAGGCGGGTCTGCCGGGTTCCCCAGCAATGGAGGTAAGCCTTACGGTTCAGTTACCATCTACTCCGGTACAGATGTATATGGCCTGGATGTAGTAGAACACGTCATGACCCACGAGATTGGTCACTGCGTAGGGCTACGCCATACAGACTACTTCAATCGTTCTTATAGCTGCGGCAGCGGTGGAAACGAAGGAGGCTGTGCCATTCACATCCCTGGTACCCCTACAGGAGCTGACCGTAACAGTGTGATGCTTGCCTGCTTCTCTGCAAATGAAAGCGGTGAATTCAGCAGTGCAGATAAGACAGCCCTTCAGTATCTGTATTAA
- a CDS encoding SDR family oxidoreductase, with product MKTIVITGVSTGIGKALAEVFCQNSYHVFGSVRRAEDAADLGQAFPEYFTPLVFDVQDEEAIDEAVNIVERRLAGGCLSGLINNAGIAIGGPLELQPLEEVQRHFNTNVMGVVRVIRAFLPLLGTRPECSSSPGRILNISSVSGKLADPFVGAYAASKHALEALTASWRQELKVYGIKMVLIGPGSVDTPIWEKGIHPEKYAGSPYSNSLQKAARMAASSGKEGWSPGFIAEKIYRIFHKKNPGRRYALVANKTKKWTIRRLLPLSITEKVAAWLLGLK from the coding sequence ATGAAAACCATCGTAATCACAGGTGTATCTACTGGCATTGGTAAAGCCCTGGCCGAAGTATTTTGTCAGAATAGTTATCACGTATTTGGCTCCGTACGCAGAGCAGAAGATGCCGCTGACTTAGGGCAGGCCTTTCCAGAGTACTTTACACCTTTAGTGTTCGACGTACAGGACGAAGAAGCTATAGATGAAGCTGTTAATATAGTAGAGAGGCGATTAGCAGGTGGTTGCCTCAGCGGGCTTATCAATAATGCCGGCATTGCCATCGGCGGCCCCCTGGAGCTACAGCCGCTAGAGGAGGTACAGCGCCACTTTAATACAAACGTTATGGGTGTGGTCAGGGTAATACGTGCGTTTCTGCCTCTGCTTGGTACGCGCCCTGAATGCTCATCATCTCCTGGCCGTATCCTGAATATCAGTAGTGTTTCCGGCAAACTGGCCGATCCTTTTGTAGGAGCCTATGCAGCCAGTAAGCATGCCCTGGAGGCCCTCACAGCCAGTTGGCGACAGGAGCTGAAGGTGTACGGAATCAAAATGGTGCTTATCGGTCCGGGCTCTGTTGATACGCCCATTTGGGAGAAGGGTATTCACCCTGAAAAATACGCAGGATCGCCTTACAGTAATTCTCTGCAAAAGGCCGCGAGGATGGCTGCCAGTAGTGGAAAAGAAGGCTGGTCTCCCGGCTTTATAGCTGAAAAGATTTACCGTATTTTTCACAAAAAGAACCCCGGGCGGCGCTATGCCCTTGTAGCCAATAAGACTAAAAAGTGGACCATCCGAAGGCTATTACCTTTATCAATTACCGAAAAGGTAGCCGCATGGCTACTGGGACTAAAGTAA
- a CDS encoding serine hydrolase domain-containing protein — MLRLSTATWLLGCIMITANHLHARTTPTSLDSLLMPYIEPEGPGFAVGIVKNGEIVYERYAGLANLEHDISVDSLTRFNIASNAKQYTALMVLQLVNEKVISRDDDFREYLIEYFPDYPDPITISHLLTHTSGIRDVYDLWELQGKTWWKLFVDNEDALALLRDQRELNFKPGSQYLYSNSNYILLAALIEKVTGTSFHNYAGSTFRDMGMPHTNFLANHMEVVPNRARPYGNWDGWIEYPSITSIHGDGALFTTLPDQLRWEATLQRKDNIKLDTALIKESQGKLPVSMGYGYGVMHDEYRSIKRLYHDGNTGAYNATFLRFPEEKLAVVVMSNNGNVPTHFLAESITDRLLGLKNVVATYPAGPVKTKRLKNISEATGRYKTSSGSIIHIVEKEGVLYRELYQAEPVKLINEKGNLFYYETNPDLKIAFTVNKEAQKEFTIYLSSQAPIHAIRLPDFSPDQSYYSALNGRYINEETGTEILIRHIDEAIYSINKNDIDREGVMLTKDYLRMNSYEITVDRNDRGGIEGLLVNNGRVQNVRFSRQ; from the coding sequence ATGCTTCGATTATCCACTGCTACTTGGCTGCTGGGCTGTATTATGATTACCGCCAACCATCTGCATGCCCGGACCACACCCACCTCGCTTGACAGTTTGCTCATGCCGTATATCGAACCTGAGGGGCCTGGCTTTGCAGTAGGGATAGTTAAAAATGGCGAAATAGTCTATGAAAGGTATGCAGGTCTGGCCAATCTGGAACACGATATTTCGGTTGATAGCCTCACCCGATTTAACATTGCCTCCAATGCCAAGCAATACACCGCACTGATGGTGCTGCAGCTAGTAAATGAAAAGGTAATCAGCAGAGATGATGACTTCCGCGAGTATCTCATCGAGTATTTCCCGGACTACCCGGACCCCATAACTATAAGCCACCTCCTTACCCACACCAGCGGTATCCGTGACGTCTATGACCTCTGGGAACTCCAGGGCAAAACCTGGTGGAAGCTTTTTGTGGATAATGAGGATGCCCTGGCCTTGCTTAGAGACCAAAGGGAGCTCAACTTCAAACCTGGCTCACAATATCTCTACAGTAACTCCAACTACATACTGCTGGCAGCCCTGATAGAGAAGGTCACCGGCACATCGTTTCATAATTATGCCGGTTCCACATTCAGAGATATGGGCATGCCTCATACGAATTTTTTAGCTAACCATATGGAGGTAGTACCTAATAGAGCGCGGCCATACGGCAACTGGGACGGCTGGATAGAGTATCCTTCAATTACCAGTATTCATGGAGATGGCGCATTGTTTACCACCCTTCCGGACCAATTGCGCTGGGAGGCCACCCTGCAGAGGAAGGACAACATTAAGCTTGATACCGCCCTCATAAAAGAGAGTCAAGGTAAGCTCCCGGTTAGTATGGGCTACGGTTATGGGGTGATGCATGATGAGTACAGGAGTATAAAGCGCCTGTATCATGACGGAAATACCGGCGCCTACAATGCCACCTTCTTACGCTTTCCGGAGGAGAAGCTGGCTGTGGTGGTCATGAGCAATAATGGCAACGTACCCACCCATTTTCTGGCAGAATCTATCACTGATCGTTTACTAGGCCTTAAGAATGTTGTAGCAACCTATCCGGCTGGCCCGGTTAAAACCAAACGCCTCAAAAATATCAGTGAAGCCACAGGAAGGTACAAAACCTCTTCCGGCTCCATCATCCATATTGTGGAAAAAGAGGGAGTCCTCTACAGAGAATTATACCAGGCGGAGCCGGTGAAGCTAATCAATGAAAAGGGCAACCTCTTTTACTATGAAACCAACCCTGATCTGAAAATTGCTTTTACAGTAAATAAGGAAGCGCAAAAAGAATTTACGATCTACCTGTCATCACAGGCGCCCATTCATGCGATAAGATTGCCTGATTTTAGCCCGGATCAGTCATATTATTCAGCGCTCAACGGCAGATATATAAATGAAGAAACCGGCACTGAAATCCTGATTAGGCATATTGACGAGGCTATTTATTCGATAAATAAAAACGACATTGACCGTGAGGGCGTAATGCTCACCAAAGACTATTTGCGTATGAATAGTTATGAAATCACCGTAGATCGTAATGATAGGGGAGGGATAGAAGGGTTGCTGGTGAATAATGGGCGGGTGCAGAATGTCCGCTTTTCCAGGCAATGA
- a CDS encoding carboxypeptidase-like regulatory domain-containing protein: MGRLYSFLLITCFTLVATMAAGQGSGKLSGYVRDMRTGEPLPGATVQIDGSSKGGVANAEGYYEASAIAPGTYSITASFVGYKQRTRYNIVVRSAGATPLNFELEEATETLEDVVVVASPFETSPETPLSIQSLSPEEIATYPGGNNDIAKVVQSLPGVSGSVGGFRNDVIIRGGAPNENVYYLDGVEIPNINHFSTQGSAGGPVGLLNVSFIEGVTLSSSAFHSRYDNPLSGVLQFDQRVGNRREFQGNVRISASEAALTLEGPVLKKDKEASNTSYIVSVRRSYLQLLFQLLELPILPDYWDYQYKVTHKLDDYNEINLIGVGSIDDFSVQAPDDYDPEQQATLDQVPVINQWSTTAGISWKKRFRNESGFMTTVLSTNVLNNDFSQYEDNEDETGLYFRNDSRETERKLRYEYTHFAGDWTLAGGLTLQQALYENNTLNAVNNITYNSDIDFYKYGFFFQSSRAFLNERLDFSFGLRTDANTFTTTENQLLKHLSPRVALSYALDPEERWKLNASVGRYYKLPPYTVLGFKNNTGVLTNKEAEYIRSDHYVAGLEYLLGPSTRITLEGFLKRYSNYPVSVLDSVSLANKGADFEVLGNEEVRSVGEGRTYGVELLFQQKLSKRFYGILALTFFTSEFTAFDDEYLPSVWNSGQLATFTGGYKFGKNWEASLRYRYIGNTPYAPVNQSATLSNYPAVILDYTRLGEVELSSFNQADIRIDKKWNFTNLSLDVYFELQNAFGQQAPQPPSFGLNRNEQTGEIIEPRELVEIETDASAPLPIIGFVIDF; this comes from the coding sequence ATGGGGAGATTATACAGCTTTTTACTGATTACCTGCTTTACCCTGGTAGCCACTATGGCAGCAGGGCAGGGCAGTGGTAAACTCAGTGGGTATGTACGTGACATGCGTACCGGTGAGCCGCTGCCTGGTGCCACTGTGCAGATAGATGGTAGTTCTAAGGGTGGGGTGGCCAATGCAGAGGGGTACTACGAGGCCTCAGCCATAGCCCCCGGTACCTATAGCATCACGGCCAGTTTTGTTGGCTATAAGCAACGTACCCGCTACAATATTGTCGTAAGATCAGCAGGAGCTACTCCCCTTAATTTTGAGCTGGAGGAAGCTACCGAAACCCTGGAAGACGTAGTGGTAGTGGCCAGTCCGTTTGAAACCAGTCCTGAGACTCCTCTTTCTATCCAAAGCCTCTCTCCGGAAGAGATTGCTACATATCCCGGTGGCAATAATGATATAGCCAAAGTAGTCCAGAGCCTGCCGGGCGTGTCCGGTAGCGTCGGCGGCTTTCGTAATGATGTCATTATCCGTGGCGGAGCCCCCAATGAGAATGTATACTACCTGGACGGAGTGGAAATACCCAATATCAATCACTTCAGCACTCAAGGTAGTGCCGGAGGGCCCGTCGGCTTGCTCAATGTCTCCTTTATTGAGGGCGTAACACTCTCAAGTTCTGCCTTTCACTCCCGGTATGACAATCCTCTGTCCGGCGTACTGCAGTTCGATCAGCGGGTGGGCAACCGGCGCGAGTTCCAGGGCAATGTGAGAATAAGTGCCAGTGAGGCCGCGCTCACGCTGGAAGGGCCAGTTCTCAAAAAGGATAAGGAAGCCAGTAATACAAGCTATATCGTCTCAGTAAGACGAAGCTACCTGCAGCTTCTGTTTCAACTACTTGAGCTACCCATACTGCCCGATTACTGGGACTATCAATACAAAGTTACCCACAAATTGGACGATTATAACGAGATCAACCTGATAGGGGTGGGGTCTATTGACGACTTTAGTGTGCAGGCTCCTGATGACTATGACCCGGAGCAGCAGGCTACCCTGGACCAGGTTCCGGTGATTAATCAATGGAGTACCACGGCGGGCATTAGCTGGAAAAAGCGCTTCCGTAACGAAAGTGGCTTTATGACCACCGTGCTCAGTACCAATGTGCTCAATAATGACTTCAGCCAATATGAAGATAATGAGGACGAGACCGGTCTTTACTTCCGCAATGACAGCCGGGAGACAGAACGCAAACTTCGCTATGAGTACACACACTTCGCAGGGGACTGGACACTGGCCGGCGGGCTCACCCTGCAGCAGGCTCTTTATGAAAATAATACCCTGAATGCCGTAAACAACATCACCTACAACTCCGATATCGACTTTTATAAATACGGGTTCTTCTTCCAGTCCTCCCGTGCGTTTTTGAATGAGCGTCTGGACTTTAGCTTTGGTCTGCGAACCGACGCCAACACCTTTACCACTACTGAAAATCAACTTCTGAAGCACTTATCACCAAGGGTGGCACTATCCTACGCCCTGGACCCGGAGGAGCGCTGGAAACTGAACGCCTCTGTAGGGCGCTACTATAAGCTGCCACCCTACACGGTGCTTGGATTTAAAAATAATACCGGCGTACTGACTAATAAGGAGGCTGAGTACATCCGCAGTGATCATTATGTGGCTGGCCTTGAGTATTTGCTTGGACCCAGTACCCGCATTACCTTAGAGGGTTTTCTCAAGCGTTACAGCAATTACCCGGTGTCTGTGCTGGACAGTGTGTCCCTGGCAAATAAAGGAGCAGATTTTGAAGTGCTGGGTAACGAAGAAGTACGTAGCGTAGGGGAGGGGCGTACCTATGGAGTGGAATTGCTCTTCCAGCAAAAGCTGAGCAAGCGCTTCTATGGCATACTGGCCCTCACCTTCTTCACCAGTGAGTTTACGGCCTTTGACGATGAATACCTGCCCAGCGTATGGAACAGCGGCCAACTGGCCACCTTTACCGGAGGTTACAAGTTTGGGAAGAACTGGGAGGCAAGCCTGCGCTACAGGTACATTGGCAATACGCCCTATGCCCCCGTCAATCAATCAGCCACACTATCTAACTACCCCGCCGTAATACTGGATTATACCCGCCTGGGGGAGGTGGAGCTTAGCAGTTTTAACCAGGCAGATATCCGGATAGATAAGAAGTGGAACTTCACCAATCTTTCGCTCGACGTCTACTTCGAATTACAAAATGCATTCGGCCAGCAGGCACCTCAGCCGCCCAGTTTTGGACTCAACCGTAATGAGCAGACGGGCGAAATAATCGAGCCCCGCGAACTGGTAGAGATAGAGACGGATGCTTCGGCTCCGCTCCCTATTATAGGCTTTGTTATAGACTTTTAA
- a CDS encoding porin family protein → MRNVFILAATLCILCLNEATAQVKPGIKVALNYSSIESEYFQDTDNGVGYSIGGFLDVPVSNAFHLEPTLLYSVKRDKAMQEGITNKIRFNYLDLPLLMRFYVADGFNLFIGPQMSVNLDGKMIAESEGIQVKSDLPDVEEVLFGINLGMGYKLASGLNLQVGYEYEWTGSLEKVDGLDPNAHIGSLQLSAAYAF, encoded by the coding sequence ATGAGAAACGTGTTTATCCTTGCTGCCACGCTATGTATCCTATGTTTAAATGAGGCCACTGCACAGGTGAAGCCCGGTATTAAAGTCGCTCTCAATTACTCTTCTATCGAATCGGAGTATTTTCAGGACACAGACAATGGAGTAGGCTATTCTATCGGAGGGTTTTTGGATGTACCGGTATCCAATGCTTTTCATCTGGAACCCACACTGCTCTACTCGGTTAAGAGAGACAAAGCGATGCAAGAGGGGATCACTAATAAGATCAGGTTTAACTACCTCGACCTTCCACTGCTCATGCGATTTTATGTGGCAGACGGTTTTAACCTGTTCATCGGGCCTCAAATGAGTGTAAACCTTGATGGTAAGATGATAGCCGAAAGCGAAGGCATACAAGTTAAAAGTGATCTGCCCGATGTGGAGGAGGTATTGTTTGGAATAAACCTTGGCATGGGCTACAAACTGGCTAGCGGCCTGAACCTGCAGGTTGGGTATGAGTATGAATGGACGGGTTCGCTGGAAAAGGTAGATGGCCTAGATCCCAATGCGCACATCGGTAGCCTGCAGTTATCCGCAGCCTATGCTTTTTAA
- the pncA gene encoding bifunctional nicotinamidase/pyrazinamidase codes for MNALLIVDVQNDFLPGGNLAVAEGDAIIPVINSIQGFFDLIVATQDWHPEHHKSFASNHKGKKAGDKINLNGLEQVLWPDHCVQGTEGAALAPGLETRQVSAIFRKGMDPEIDSYSGFYDNGHRKSTGLSGYLKEQKVDTVYICGLAGDVCVKFTALDSLQEEFTTCLVQDATRSVNLREGDHERALAEMESQGVHMVNSSDLRE; via the coding sequence ATGAATGCATTATTGATCGTAGATGTGCAGAATGATTTTCTTCCCGGTGGCAATCTGGCAGTGGCAGAGGGCGATGCCATCATCCCTGTTATCAATTCCATACAAGGGTTCTTCGATCTTATCGTAGCTACCCAGGACTGGCACCCCGAGCACCATAAAAGCTTTGCTTCTAATCACAAAGGCAAAAAAGCAGGTGATAAGATTAATCTGAATGGTCTGGAACAAGTTCTGTGGCCGGATCACTGTGTGCAGGGAACCGAAGGCGCGGCTTTGGCTCCCGGACTGGAGACAAGACAGGTCAGTGCTATCTTCCGAAAAGGGATGGACCCAGAAATAGATAGTTATAGTGGGTTTTATGACAATGGACATCGCAAAAGTACAGGGCTGTCGGGGTATCTGAAGGAACAGAAAGTAGATACCGTTTACATTTGTGGACTGGCAGGTGATGTGTGCGTGAAATTTACCGCCCTGGATAGCCTGCAGGAGGAGTTTACCACATGCCTCGTTCAGGACGCCACCAGGTCAGTCAATCTCCGGGAGGGAGATCACGAAAGAGCCCTTGCAGAGATGGAGTCACAAGGCGTGCATATGGTTAATAGCTCTGACTTAAGAGAGTAG